DNA sequence from the Streptomyces canus genome:
TGTGCGCGACGATGCCGGGCACGCCGATGCCGACGCCGAGCAGCGCCTCGGGATCGGTCCCGGTGCCGGCGAGCACCTCGGCGATGCCGTCGCGGATGTGCCCGACGATGGCCTCGACGTCGTAGCTCCGCTGGGTCAACGGCCGTTCGGCGCGGGCGAGTTCGGTGAGGGTCAGGTCGAACAGCTCGACGCGCACCCGGGTCTCGCCGACGTCGACGCCGATCATGTGGCCGCTCTCGGGCGCCACCCGCAGCAGGGTGCGGGGGCGTCCGCCGTCGGAGTCGACGCTGCCCGCCTCCTCCAGCAGGCCGTCGGCCACCAGGTCGGCGACGACATTGCTGACCGAGCCGGAGCTGAGCCCGGTGGCCGGGCCGAGTTCGAAGCGGCTGAGGGGGCCGTCGAAGTAGAGGCGCTGCAGTACGGCAGTGCGGTTGGCGCGCCTGAGATCGCGTACGGTGCGTCCGTTCACGGGGCTCAGGCTCCTGCGACCCGGGCGAGGGCCTCGATCTCGTCCAGGGCGGCGACGAGTTCCGGGGCCACCGCCGACTGGACCCAGCGTTCCCTCTCGTCGTCGACCGCCCTCGGGACGGTCTCGGTGAGCATGATCAGGTAGAGGTAGGCGCGGTAGAGGGCCAGACGCACCCGGGCCGGCACGTCGAACTCGGCCCGGCCGCCCTCCTCCCGGTAGCCCTCGAGGAACGCCTCGTCCTTCTTGATGTCCCCGAGCAGCGCCAGGGAGACGAAGTCGGCGAGGGGGTCGCCCCAGAGCATCCGCTCCCCGTCGATGAGCCCGCCGATACGGAGCTCCCCGTCCGCCCGGCGGTCCAGCAGGATGTTCCCGTCCCACAGGTCGAAGTGGACCAGGGCCGGGACCGTGACCTCGTCGAGGGCGGGGAAGCCGGCCGTCAGTGTGCTCGCCACCTGGTCGACGGAGCGGGGCAGCCGTGCTCCGTAGTCCCGGGCGTCGTCCAGGATGGCCTCGATCATGACCGTGAACGCGGTCCGCCAGTCGGGCGCGAGCGGACCGAGAGCACCGGAGGGGTAGCCGAAGCCCGGTCCGGTCACGGTGTGCAGCCGGGCCACCTGGCGGCCCAACTCCCTGCGCAGGGGCGCCCGTTCGGCTTCGGTCACCGAGCCGTCCCAGGGCTCGCCGGGACACGCCGTCATCAGCAGATGGGGTACCGCGGTGTCCTCGCCGAGGGCCACGACATGCGGCGCCGCCACCTCGGCCACGGCGGCGGCGCGATAGAACTCCGCCTCGGAGAGCAGGAGTTCACGCTCGTAGCGCAGGCCGGGAACGGTGGCCGCGGGCGGGACCTTGAGCACGTAACGGGTGCCGTCGGTGAGAAGGAGCTCCTCGACGGTGTTGTAGGTGCCGCCGCTCAGCGGCCGCAGCCCGGCCAGGCGGCCCGGGTCGAGACCCGCGCCCTCCAGTACCCGTCGGGCCCATTCCCAGGAGTCCACCAACGTCCCGCCCCCTTCTCCCTGCTCGGCAGCCGTCCGGTCGGCGTCGGGCATGTGTTCCCGGAACAGGGTACGGAACGCGTCCCGTACACCGGGGGCCGATCGTGGCTACCGTGCCGGTCCGGGCCGCCCCGAGGCGTACCGATCCCGTCGTCCGGAACATCCGCGTGTTCCTTGAGCCCGGGGTGGTTCGCCAGAGTCCTGGAATACCAGGCAAGGCGACCGCCGTACCCGCCACCACCAGTGCCCACGGATTCACGGCCCACCTCCTACGCGCCTGCGACGACGAAGCAGATGACGAGTGCGGTCACCTACCAGGGTCCTGCGGGCGCATAAGCATCAAACAAGCACGAACCGGTCGCCCCCTACCCTGCGCCGACGGAGTCGGCAGTCGCGCCAAGGGACCGCGCGCGTCGCCCCGCATGTGCCGTCGTCTCCGGCGCCCCGAAGCGGGCCAGTGTGTGCCAGACCATCTTCAGGTGCTGGAGTTCGTAGCGGCCCGTCCGGGCGGCGTCCCCGATGATCCGCGGGTCGACCACTCCGTCCTCGGCGATGCTCGCGCCCAGGTCGGCGTACTCCTGTCCGCGGTAGTGGGCGTGGCGGTGCAGTTCGGCGACGGTG
Encoded proteins:
- a CDS encoding phosphotransferase family protein; this translates as MPDADRTAAEQGEGGGTLVDSWEWARRVLEGAGLDPGRLAGLRPLSGGTYNTVEELLLTDGTRYVLKVPPAATVPGLRYERELLLSEAEFYRAAAVAEVAAPHVVALGEDTAVPHLLMTACPGEPWDGSVTEAERAPLRRELGRQVARLHTVTGPGFGYPSGALGPLAPDWRTAFTVMIEAILDDARDYGARLPRSVDQVASTLTAGFPALDEVTVPALVHFDLWDGNILLDRRADGELRIGGLIDGERMLWGDPLADFVSLALLGDIKKDEAFLEGYREEGGRAEFDVPARVRLALYRAYLYLIMLTETVPRAVDDERERWVQSAVAPELVAALDEIEALARVAGA